Within the Erigeron canadensis isolate Cc75 chromosome 6, C_canadensis_v1, whole genome shotgun sequence genome, the region GACTATGACCCGTAGTTTGAGCATGCAGAAAGTGGATGTTCAAATCCGAGTTTACAAGTTTGCATGCAAGTATGCTTAATTCTTGCAAACCATTAAACTCTTTAAGTGGTGTTGACGTGTTGTTGTTATGTCGTTGTTCATATTATCTTTGTAGGGTAGTTTTGCCGTGTTACGATGATATAggcaaatgtgttgacaattttagTTTTCTGAGATAATTATATGATATTTCCCTATCTGAAGTGACCCATTAACCAAGTGGTTTTGGGTTATAGTCCCATGGTGAACATATTTTTAGTATGTACCAACTACCAACGCATGTGGAAACTTGCCTTTgcaaaaaaagaagaaacaaactccgggaaaaaagagagaaataaaGGGAAAATGTCAAAAAGGCATATGTATTGTTTTAACTCTTATCATTGTATTTATGCAATTAGTTCTGTTACATTGAGTTTTATTTAATCTCAATTAAATGCAGCACAATCTCTCCTGATATTCCCATTTTGGCCCGTCTTGACACCAACCCGACCTAGTTTAGTCATAGCCGCGATGAATGCATTGTTAAAAGCTTGAGCATTGGATGCCCATGAGATGACCGTCTGTTTTGATCTTGAGTCAGTGAAGAGAACCTGGTCAGAAGTTAGAAGTCCTTTTCCTTGCTGCAGATTCTTGTAATACACGTTGTCAAAAATTCTAGGTGTGCTGGGATCTAAATTTATAGCTATGTTTGGGTCAACATTCTTTGGACACTGTTGTTTCAGTTGATTAGCGTAACTCGGGTCTAGAGTTGGATCCACCGGATTCTGCTTGCTGAAATTGTATATCCTGTTCGCAAACTGGTCGCAATGGGAGAACCCAAGGGTGTGTGCACCTGGACGTGATAATTAACTTAGAACCTCtcaagaaaacatatatatattttaagtaagTTGAATTCCagcaatataatttttttcccCAGGGTAAAAACATAAGcttggcaaaatgggtgggttgggaaAGAAGGATAACGAGTCAAAACAGCTCTGCTTGGGTTGGTCCTATTACTTTCCTCATctattataatgttttaaagataattaatgtGTCAAAACTGATCACCTGTTTAAAATGGCATGTTTCCATTTTTCTGGTTTTACTTGTACCCTTTGAAGATAAAAGGTAACTTGAGTAGTTGAGTCAACCCATTAATTAGTAAATTGGTGCGAATTGACATCTGTAGTCTGTGTACCATTTGAGCTCAAGTCTTTTCATTTTTGCAGGAACTGCTTACCTGAGAGGGCAATCATATCAGCTTGAGTTAAGCCATTGGCAGCAAACATGGCATTGAGCTGGTCCAAATTCATGTTTGGTTTGGGCAGCTTCCCACCTACACTAGCTGACGTCGAACTCAGTCCATCCAATCTCCCCAGCTCCACTGGGTATGATGGCCCACCTGCCTGCAAACACcatcaatcatatatatatatatatttatatgcttcTAATCATTGCATGTCAATCTAATCCATAAAGTAAACGTTGTTAATACCAGCACAATGACATCTCGTGTAGCCATGGTGAGAATATCAGCACAAGACACCTTATTTCTACAACTTGCAACAGCATCAACTGCAGCTTTCGCTTTTATAACTGTATCAAATCCATCTCCAGCCAATGACAAGTTATCCGGGTGGTCTTTTTCTGCAGTGTTTGATCCACTGGATGCTACCATAACCGAAGCATCACACCCCTAcatttttaaccaacaaaaCAACACATTGTAATCAATAACCTTCAAGCGCTATTTAGCCATTCTAAATCAACATCAGACAAAAACAATGAACCTGAACAAAGCAATCATGAAAGAACAACCGAAGAGTTCCTGGGACAGTGACAAAGGTTTGGCGAAATTTGGTTGTTACTGCCTTACGTACAATTGTTTCTACATTTGGGCATACGTTTGCGTAGTAATTCTGTTTGAGTTGAGCAACAGCTAAATTTGGAAAGACAAGAAGCGAGCAGAGAGCTAGTACTTGAATAATCATGACCCGACCCATGATCAAAGTTAAGTGTATGTGCTTTAAGATAATAATAGTAGTGACCTTTCTTAAATATACATGGCAGAAGTTGAGGCTAAGGCAAATGGAAGTTGTCTACATTCACTAAGCCAGCTGTTTGGCtttgtaatattttgtttttataggaAGAATTTTCGTTTAGCATCTTGTTTGCCTTTTCTTATATCTATCGTATATTggtaacaaaatatatatatagtcaaattTGGTGTTTTAAAAATGTCAATAGTTAGATTGTCAAGTGTATTTTTAATCAGCTGAAGTCCAATGAAAACATGTTATATCTacatattttgtatatttaaaaatgttcaaGTTGTTGATTGAAATGTTAGAAATGTAtcaaagaagaagattgatATAAACAATGGATGATTGTACGTTGTTTGGAGTCGATGGTATTTTGTAAATTTGGAGGgtatcaacattttttttttatcacacaGGATTATGACTTGACGAGGTTAATTGTATGTAAAGTTTGTTTTAGGACATGTTCATTTGTTCGCGATTTCTTTGTATACAACATCgtcaagggcataattcaatgattacTACTGTTTCTAGGGTCTAGTTGACTTCAATTTGTATCACTTTAAATAGAGTTGTGGTTGCATCTTGTGTTCATTTCATTATACTAGCAATCTATGTTCTTCACTTCAATAATATAGCATTTACCAGTGACGATGACGAATAGTTTCTAATGAATAATTAATGATATTCAATTTTATGTGTCTGCGCATATAAATACTCCGTAATAGTGTTTGATGACAATCTACTCGATAGATAAATGTTGACTATCTTCTTCTTaataggtattgagggtgagggttTTAGCGTAGACCCTTTTAAAACAACGTAAGCTAAATCCCCTGTTGCGAACAAATGATTTACAACTTTAAGATAAATGTTTGACTATCTcgaaaaatgaaagaaagaaaaggagacGTATCAAAGTTGTGGGCTAGCACTCAAATGATCATTGGctcttatatatttaaattaaattatataaaatatataaatatgagaAACTTCGTTTGTTGTTTGAGATCATGTCGTTTTGGAATCAGACACACATATGTCCATCTCATTATACAGTCAACGCCGGCCCTCCCTTTGCCGGTTTTACTTTTCTTGTTTCCAAGTTGAACTAAAACTTATACTATGTGCTAAGTCATTAAGTTATAGGTTGTGAGTTCTAGTATTACAATGAACAGTTTATAAATATGTGAGGACTCTCTGTGGAACTATATAGTTGtatatttcataaaaaagaGAGCACAATCTCATGTAGTTTCGCATATAAATGGTTACTAGTGTTAAGCCATTGTATTTTATCGCAATTCATTAATATGTAAGAGGAATGATCGGATTAAGAAAAACCAATATCCAAAAACAgaaatttcataaataaatacgACACAACTTTGGGCAAAATTTTTTGACATATGCGAATCGAATATCACAACGAGGGTCTAGACTATGTTGTCTTAGTGGGCTCACGCTAAAGAGCTTCGTCACCCAATACTAGTAGGAGGAAAACCCTCTATTAATTCGTTCGAAGTCACGACAGGGTTAACCTTACTTGGTCAGATCTCTCAGAATTCAAGCTTTTGCCACTAACTAAACTTTAGATTCAAAGTTTAATAATTCAGTTTctaaagttatatgaatatttatatatcaatttatgGACTATATGATTGGAGAAATAAAAGGGTCAGGTTTAGTCATTTTGGGATACATTAGCTTTTACTTGATGTGAAATTCGTATCAAAAAATAGTTCACTTCATCTTTAATTGGTCTACTTGATTAAATGGTAACTATGTCAATaccacattattattattggtttaACAACCGATAGTATTTAATACAGTAATTAGTTATTCTTCAATTTTTATATCTTATATTGTATGAACGAAATTTACATGTTTAACAACTTAATAAAAGTTTATCAAATACAGAACCTCCAACGACGTATAATTAGTAACGAAGGATTACATTTTTGACACATATAACaaaaggtcttgagttcaagtTTGAACACTCTCAGGATTAATAAATCATGTATGTCCCATAATGAATCATGTATGGATAAGTGGTAAAAACCTTGACTTATGCAGACAGAGATTATGAGTTTGATCCTCATTCCATGCAAAGGTTGAAGAGTCTTTTCTGCCATTAAGGTAGAAAAATGAAAGTAGTCTctttacttaggtagaggtaaagtctgcctacatcttaaggAAGGTGATATTCGAACCATAAATTTAGATTTATTCACCAAGTTGTAAAACTTTTATAACATCCAGTACAAGTCAGTATAACACATGTGTAGTAAATATATCAACatttgtggtacgaatatcacctctcacatcttaacctccccatacaccgtagaaatattggggctcaaaacccacaaaAGACGGCACTAGCAATTTCTTTAACCGATTGTGTGCCGGTTTGAATTGTCGGTTAAGAACCTCTTACTACAAAAAATCTAGTAATACTCAACCAGGAAATCAAACACTTATAAATAATTCATACATGAAACTATGGGTTGTTTGGTAGGATGgaatgaaaatgataaaaatggaaTGAGAATTACGTCCCTTGTTTGGTTACATAAGGGGTTTTTGGTgtgatggaatggaaaggggagAAAGGAAATGTGAAAGACTTtccttgtttgtttgcgacgaagaaagggaatgagaatggagaaaggggaatcaatttcattttctcAATTCTCTAAAAATTGTGGAGAATGGgtgaaaatggaaaaaaaaaatttttttttttttttgaagatgttatatgtaataaatgtattattatttaaaattttattttttaaatatattcattctctgtgggtaccaaacaacggaatctattctcttttcaaatactcattctctttctcagtATTTCTATTCTTTATAattccctcctaccaaacaccccccaAGTGAATGGAAATGATTTCTGGAAATAAAGAATCATATCCATTTTCATGATTCTTTCCAAAATGGTGATGAATGGTGAGAATAGAATCAAGttacctttttttcttttttctttttatttctcatgtatttgactattaattttaattatttatatcatgatattataattaatttttgttaaaacttgttttttcatattaatttgtttatttttatatattttatttaggtttattttcttttgttaccAAACAATAtaagtattttctttttaaatactcattttctttcataatatttcctttctttattatatttttattttttatgattttctcCTACCAAATGCATTCAAGTTATGGTCATATGTGATGTACAGTATTTTCTTAGTCTAGGAACCGCCACCTCCCAATCATTATTGTTCGTTTATATGTattcaaaagtttataatacTTTGATGTATCAATTAAGGGATTATGGATTGAGACACCGAAAGTGGGCAGCACGTTTTCATTTGGACGCATGACTTTGGGGATCTTTGATGTtcatttttcctatatatactaTAGAACAACCACAAAATCCAATCCCTGTAATCGGGATTTGGGGGTGAGATGTGCCTCTATCTGGGAAATAGAGATACTGCTTCCATAAAAACCTGCACCCAAACgaaaaaaactgaaaagtgTAAAAAGGTTTAATAATCATACATCAATTTCTAGCAAAAGATTTTATTAGCATTTAGCAGAGAGATCTTTACCGCATGATCCTTCGATTTCTGTGTTGTTAAATTGTTCGCTGTTTGTTGTGCAagatatttgtattttatagCATTTTTCTGAATTTGAATAATATTTTCGAAAATAGTAATAGCAATAATCATATTAAAGATATCGTCGTGGTGTACTTTAGAATTTTCCTTTTGTTAGTGGTGTTAGATATTTGTATTTCTGAATTTaactttgaatatatatttttgttcgAAAACAATAATTGTAATGGAtaacgagcatagtacccgcgcgttgcagcggctagaagatgaggacaatataaaatgaaggcggtggtggtgatcgAAGAATGCGAAGGAGAAGGATGTTGTGTGTTTTGtgggtttaaatttttgataatgGTACTTTCGGTAGATACTTGAGGAGgtgtaaaaaacaataaaagtaagaagggtattatgggaataaaaAAGTTGCTTATTTTCTTTAaccaataccctttataagggtttatagatgaATTGATCGATTATTTCATTTcaataatatatagttgtggCGTGTGGGCTAaaggttttttttccttttaattctGTCATTGACAATACACGATCAGAGCATTTTCTCTTGCGAGTTACTCctgtataagtttttatttttgatgttgaaaatttaaatatctaattccaagattataaatttatagCTTATAAATGACATTAACCATTTAAGTAGTGCTCACATAATGG harbors:
- the LOC122605929 gene encoding peroxidase 51-like, translated to MGRVMIIQVLALCSLLVFPNLAVAQLKQNYYANVCPNVETIVRKAVTTKFRQTFVTVPGTLRLFFHDCFVQGCDASVMVASSGSNTAEKDHPDNLSLAGDGFDTVIKAKAAVDAVASCRNKVSCADILTMATRDVIVLAGGPSYPVELGRLDGLSSTSASVGGKLPKPNMNLDQLNAMFAANGLTQADMIALSGAHTLGFSHCDQFANRIYNFSKQNPVDPTLDPSYANQLKQQCPKNVDPNIAINLDPSTPRIFDNVYYKNLQQGKGLLTSDQVLFTDSRSKQTVISWASNAQAFNNAFIAAMTKLGRVGVKTGQNGNIRRDCAAFN